TGATCTGTTCCATGGCCTTTTGGGCTGAGAGAAGGATGGGGTCATCCCAATGGGTCGGGCGGGCCGAGATATCCCATGCCGGGACCGGGCCAGTGTCGAACGTGGTACCCAGGGCCTTGCCCAAAATGTGTTGGAGCCAGTGGTTCGCATGTGGTGAGGCTGGAGTTTCAAGGTGTGCATAACTCAGAATCACTGTTCCCTGACCAAAGTCGTTGGCCGTGACACAGGGCAGACCATCCATGAAATCCGGGCTGAGATGGATTCCGTACAGATTTTCCCAATCCGCCATGGTCCCCTTGGGCAGGGTGGACAGATTGATGTCTGCGACCCAGAAATCCGGGCCGGGTTTTCCGTATCGGGCCAACACGGTCACGGAGTCGTCCTTCGGAGCGAATCGGCCTGGCCACCAGACCGGGAGCAGGGCATCTTTCATGTCGTCGGGGATCAGGGAATTCCCTTGCGTCAGGGTCACGTTGACATGGCCGGATAAGAAGTGGTGGAGTCGATTTTTGTAGCCCCGGCGAGTCCAGGGTGAGAGTCCCAGTCCATACGGGCCGGTCAGGGCCAGACCCGTGCCGCCGCAGAATCCGAGATAGGTGCCGCCATCGTGAACGAATTGACAGATGGCGTCCATTCCCCGTGCGGTCAACCGATCCGCCTTGCCTTTGGCCCGTCCTCCGGGAACGATAAGGAGCTTTGGCGTGTCTCCGAGCTTGCCAGAGAGCGCGCCATCAGCTATTTCTTGGCCGCGTACAAGACGATGGGGAATACCCCACGCGGACAGTGCCCGTGTGATCAAAAGTCCCCAAAAATGGGATTCGTCCCAATATATATGTATGCTTGACATATGCGGCCCCCTCGACAAGGGTAAGTGCGCACGCTACCAAGGCCTGCCCCGGGAGGCAAGCTTAACCAAACGATATTTCAGGCCGTCAGTTTCGCAGACTGGCGTTTTTGCTCTCATAAAGGAAGGATTTCATGGCACGTAAAGAGTTGGCCAAAGCCTACGAACCGTGGGATGTCGAGGAAAAGTGGGAAAACCACTGGGAAGAAAACAAGACTTTTACCCCTGATCCCGAGGCGGAAGGCGATCCGTATTCCATCGTCATTCCTCCGCCGAACGTCACTGGCGTTCTGCATATGGGCCACGCGCTCAACCTGACC
This genomic interval from Pseudodesulfovibrio sp. JC047 contains the following:
- a CDS encoding BPL-N domain-containing protein, which produces MSSIHIYWDESHFWGLLITRALSAWGIPHRLVRGQEIADGALSGKLGDTPKLLIVPGGRAKGKADRLTARGMDAICQFVHDGGTYLGFCGGTGLALTGPYGLGLSPWTRRGYKNRLHHFLSGHVNVTLTQGNSLIPDDMKDALLPVWWPGRFAPKDDSVTVLARYGKPGPDFWVADINLSTLPKGTMADWENLYGIHLSPDFMDGLPCVTANDFGQGTVILSYAHLETPASPHANHWLQHILGKALGTTFDTGPVPAWDISARPTHWDDPILLSAQKAMEQIITTGTDHFLLFWRNPWLLGWRRGIPGAGINSLYSLICESVATEPNNDALEFWNRNRNRFKELMDLLVNGLTGYLLAERLAMTVFHSDPLAVSTEGLREQRRALFGIPPEPGGIHADLVALLEELYWRLSR